DNA sequence from the Micromonas commoda chromosome 7, complete sequence genome:
GCCCTGGAGCGGCTGCGGGGTGACGATTTCGCGAAGCGATCgaatcgccgacgcgctctgcgcacccgcgcccacgccctggtacgcgccgccggacgccaTCGAACCCGGGGATGCCATCAAGCCGTGGGTACCGCCGCCCTGTGGGACCCCCCCGTTGCCCCCCCCCCTCCCGATGTTGAGCGGGGAGCCGTAGGGGTTACCGCGGTCGAGATCCGAACCGAGTCCCCCGTccctgcgcgccgacggcgagtgAAGGCCTCCGTGGATGGAAGGCGCCGGGGAACCACCAACCTGGCCGATCGGGTGCGCGTCCATCTGCAGGTGCGGCGGTAGCGCGAGGTCCCGCGACGCCATGAAgagcctcgcgtcctcgtcccggtccgcggcgtcgcacaggAGCATGAGCCCGTCCCGGTAAAACGCCGCCTCAACCTCGAGCGGGCGAACGGTGGTGGTGGCGCGCAGCGCCTGGGCGCTGCTCAtgccgcgctgcgcgcttCCCTGCGGCAGCGGCTCGCGGGACTGGACCACGGCGAGGCGGCACGCGGCGGGAACCGAGCGGTGCTCCttgacaccgccgccgcggcgggtccccgACCCGTTTTGAGAGCCGTAAGAAGATCCGCCGTAGCCGAGCGCCCGAGAGCCCTCCGCCGGGAGCGTGGTGAAGTACACGCGCCGTCCGTCCGCGCACACCGCGACCAAGGTGACGACGCTGGACTCGGACGGGGACACGACGGATATGTGCGCCAGTCTGCGGCCCTTCTGCGCTTGCGACTGGCCATCCTtctgcgcctgcgcgccgccgccgtaggCACCCCCGtagcccccgccgccgtacgaaccccccccgacgccgtacgatcccccgccgccgtatCCCCCGTACTGGTTGAacagcccgccgccgccgcgcgccatctgcgcagccgcggcgacgtcgcgaaccTCCGCGACTTTCCTGGGGGGATCGGCGCAATTGGCGCCGAGGTCAaagacggagacgacgcccGATTCGGATCTCGTGTACAAGGCGCACCTGTGCTCGTCCACCAGCACCTGCCGCAGCGGGTCCGGCGCCCTCAGGCGCAGGATGCTGGGTAACATGCGGGGCAGCGCGCTGTGGTGGCACACTTTTCGGCACCGTCGCTGCCGCCACGTGTCCGACGAGGAGTATTCAATCTCGTACagagcctcgtcgtcgccggcgaagaagatgcgtccgccgtcggtgCTCGCGATgtccttggcgacgacgtcgtccgtgGTGCAGCTGTAGTTGAGGGCGTGGAGggtgagctcgtcgtccaaCGTCGAtccctcgcggccgtcgccgaatGCGCATCCCACGAGGACAACCTCCACGGTGGTAGCCACCGCGAGGACGTAGTCGATGGTGCGGAGGAAGACGCCTTGTTTGGGCTTGGCGAGgcccacggcgacgatggcctGCTCCTCGCCGCTGTACTCCACGGGCACGTCGTCGGGCCTGTCCAGGCGCCAGAGGAAGAGCGCGTTGTCCACGGTGGCCCAGGCGCGATTGATCTCGGGCAGGACGCCGCAGAAGCACACAGACTGGCGCGTCGAGTACCGCTCCAAGACGACGGCCGGGAGCtcgctcgtgcgcgtcgccgcaaTCTCGGACGGCCACTGCGAAGAAATACGAATAAAAGGCGGGACGACGGTCAGTGCGCGGTCCGTGAACCGACGGATGGAGGGCTGCGGAAAATGGTTCGATCGCGATGTTGGGCCGGTGTGGATTTGGTGCGCCGACGGGCGGGATACTCACCCCTAGTTGCTGGAAGGAGTACGCCTCCCGCGGGGTCTCCCTGAGCAGCGTGACgaggtccacgccgtcgctcTCGGTCTGGAGGTTGGTCACcagacgcgcggcgtcctgcatctgctccgccgcggctgtcgGGGTTGGAGGGGGAAGCGAGAGGGTTCAGTGATCGGGGAAGTTGTATTAGGGCGGGGGATTGTCGGCGGGAAACGaggtcgcgacggcgcggacgtgttCGACGGGGCCGTCCGGGGCGATCGCCCGTGGGATCGGCGCGAGTGACACTCACAGCTCTGGACTTCCCCACCCTCGATCGGGCGAGCGACGAGCCCGACATCCTGAGGCGCGTACATCGctgccgccctcgccacgcACAAACTTTGAAACGGAGAAGCGGGCGCCCCTCGCAgatcctcgcgacgcgctaCCGCCCGTCGGTCGACCGCGGCGTAGGtttcaccgcgcgcgcgctttGTCTACGGAACGGACCGCCTCCTGCGGGTAGCCTCCGCTCTCGCCTCGAGAGGCGCGCAGTCTCGCTATGGGTAGGGCCACCGCGATCGACCGACGAGTCGCCGACGATGCTGCGTGTTGGCGCGCAAACGAAGAATTTTGAAGCCGATCCGCGTCCTCACCACGAACACCATAGAGATTTAATCACAAACAGGACCCAACACGTGGGCGTAAATCCAGTTCAAATTCTTTGTTTTCTCTCCACCCAGCGTCAACCACACTTCGCGAAATAGCAGCTACGGCTTGGAAGTGTCTGTTGGGGCCACGAATAGTCACCCACAAACGAGAGCTCCCCGAGCCCTCCGAACCGCAACCGTCGCATCCTTCGACGCGTCACCATGAGCCTCGCCAACATCGGCCAAGAGTGAGTGCCATGACCTGACGAGAGAATCTCCCCGAAACCCCACCGCCACGCGacccccgcccctcccggATCTGGCGCGGAGAATCTGAATTTTCGTTGACCGCCCCtccccgccgctctcgtTCCGCGCAGCCGTGAGCTTCCCAAGACTGGGAAGGCCATCTTCCACAGCCAGGAGGGTAACAGCGTCAAGAACATGCTCTACGGCGGCTACGACGCGGACCCTTCCCCGCCCACGCTGCCCAGCGGCCGCAAGGCTTTCCACGGTGCGTCCCAcatccgcgccgagcctcAAACCGTGTGTGTCCGTTCGCCGCGTGAAACGGATCTGGCCctctcgcgccgtcgtcgcgcccaatctttcgcgccgttcgcgtttCCCCTGACTCCTCCCGCTTCGAATCCATCCGTCCATCCATCCACCGCAGGCAACCAGCGCACCGCGCTTCCCTTCGCCACCTACGACGAGAACGAGAACGTGCACGGCAACCAGTACAGATCCCCGAGGCTCCACAAGAAAAACTCCAAGTTCgacgtgggcgcggcgaaggtcgGAGCCGGTAATCACGACGCCGTCTCCCAGCAGTACGAGTACGAGAGGatgcaggcgcaggcggcggcgatgaaagCCAGGAACCAGTACGGCGACGGAAACATCTTCGGCCAGTAAGGCACCGCCGCTTATTGATTGGGGTGCCGCGCCGACCCGACGTCGTATTTCGGTTTCGGAGTTGAAATGTACAGTAAAACAGTCGGTTAACGCCACCGAGAGGGTTGGCGCGTTGTATGCTTTGCtttggcgcgcgtcgtcgcgacgagaGGAGAGAGGCGGGAGGGGAGGATGGATCCGCCGGGACGTGATTTGTTGGAACTCGTGTGTTGCTTCTGTGACGACAGAGGAGAGGGCTATCGCGAGATGAAAATACGGTCGTGTAATATTTCAACTGTGCAGGCGGCCGCGAAACACGAGCGCTCGACACTCGCCAGCCCCCACCCGCATCGCGCGGTTCGTCTAGCTGAGCTAGCTACCGTGGTACCCGATCAGTACCTGGTGGACTTGATGGGGTTACCGCGCCAGTCGGTCTTGAGGTCGGGCTTTGAActctccctcggcggcgacttgctccggctccggctccggcggcgtcggtctcCTCCGCGATCCCTGCTGCGATCCcttccgtcgcggccgcggtcgcggctcCTGGACCTGTCCCTGCGCCTGTCCCGGTCCCGGTCGTCCCTTCGGTACGGATGGTCCCTGcccctgtccctgtccctgtctCTGTCTCTGTCCCTGTCTCTGTCCCTGTCTCTGTCCCTGTCTCTGTCGCGGTCTCTGCCCctgtcgttcgcggcgctggcccTGAACTGCTTCTTGAGGTTGCCGAAGTCGTCGTAAATCTCCCGTTCCTCGTTCTCCCTGCGTCGTCTCTCCGTCTCCCGcctctcgtcctcgtcgtcaatCTCCTtgtgaccgccgccgcgcccctcgcgcttCTCCTTAGCCTTGCCCTCCTTCGGCGCGCCGCACTCGTTGCActtggcgcggcgcgcccagTTCACGTTGAAGCAGTTGGAGCACGTCCAGTCGTCGGGGCCGAAGATCCCGTTGGGCTTGTCGTTTTTACCgactccgccggcgccggcgccgggcggcctcgcggcgccgcaccgGTTGCACTGGCCCCGGTAGGCGAAGTTGACGTTACCgcacgacgcgttcgggcACGGCcagtccccgtcgcgcccctgcTTCGGCACCGGTTGCTTCCTCCCGGGGGGAacgacgccagctgtgccgcccccgccgctgccAGCTGTGCCCCCGCCCGGCCTGGGTTCGGCGCATCTGTGGCACCTGCCGCGAAAGGCAAAGTTGACGTTGCCGCACGCGGGATTGGGACACGGCcaatcgccgtcgcgcgtctccttgggagcgccgggggcgtgggcggcgttTCCCcgggcgtgggcgtcgtcgtcgtcgtcgttcggagCGGAGGTCGGGTCCGGGTGCGCGGCGTTGTCGGCGTTGGCGTTGCGCCCGAGGGGATCGGCGAAGTGACTCGCGGGGAGGTTGAGGCTCTCCCCGCCCCCTTTACGCTCCGCGAGGGACACCGATAGCGTGCGGCCCATGAACTGCGTGTTGTTGAACCagttcaccgccgcctccgccgcgtgtGGGTCCATGTAGgacaccgtcgcgtcgcccttggGCAGGCCCGTGTCGCGATCGCGGTAGAGCCAGATCTTCTCGCATCGCCGCTTCTTGTCCTGCTTGAGCTGCCCGATGGAGCCGaagtgcgcggcgatgtcccTCTCGGAGACGGTATCGGGTAGGCCCGCGACGTATACCGTGTCGTTACCCTGCGGGgtggccatcgcgcccgcccggcTGCAGCCCGCGGTGCGTGCCCTACCCGTGCGGTGCACGAAATCTGTGATCGATCGCCCcagaaggagcgcgagaaAAAAcacgaagcggcggcgggttttCCCCCGCCGACACACCCGCCGGGGCCACCCTCCCGCGCGCTGAGCTTcacgcgcacgccgctcGGAGGCATCACGGATCCGCTAGCCGCCCCCCGggcgatgtccgcgccggcggacgacgacggcgacgcggtgcacggcgtcgaccgcctGCCCGGGGATGCCGAgaacgccgcccgcgcgatggaTGAGATTGTcgccgactcggacgaggacgggggcgacacggacgaggacgtcccgGACCAGCCCGAGGACGACTACGaatccgacggcgacgatcagGAGTGGGCGCTGGGGTTCTgcgagcgcgcccccgcggagacGCTCCAGCGGCAGTTCTTTCCGTCCAAGGTGGGCGGCCGACCCGCGTGGCTCGACCCGGTGGAcgtgcccaccgccgcgcagctcaaGTGCCTCTACACCCGCGAGCCGCTCGACTTCCTCCTGCAGGTGTACGCctcggtggacgacgagcccaccgcgttccaccgcgccgtcttcCTCTTCGTCTCGCCGCACGGCGGGGACCTTCACAGGCCGGGCGCCGTTCGAGCGTTTCGATCGCAGCTACCCAGAATCAACCCCTTCTACCCCGACGAGCCGTGCGAGCAGGGGGACCCGCTTCAGGAGCTCACGGACGCGCAACACGCGGCGTACGAATTAAGACACGACAGGTGGTCCGACGatgccctccgcggcgccatcgcgcacAGGCCGAGGATGTTTccggagcgcgagctggtcgtggagcccgaggagttcctggaagacgacgaggtcaccgcgagcatcgccggcgccgagaacgcggcgcgcgtggcggcggcgatgaccccggcggaggagggcagCGACGAGTGGAAGGAACAGgtgagacgcgcgagggagtcGCTGCCGGAGGCGCTCCGGggcgtgggcgacgacgtgagcgaggcggaggtgcgATCGCTCGAGCGAGCTCAGGATAAGAACCAGGTGCGTTTGTCCCAGTTTCACCTGAGGCTGAGGCGCACGGATCCGACGCAGGTGCTGCGGTACTGcttcgacgagggcgccaagCCCTTGTGGCCGAGCGTGTCGGACGCGCCGGAACAAAACGAGCGGACGGTGCCGCCGTGCCCGAGGTGCGGGTCGCCGCGTAGGTTCGAGTTTCAGGTTTTACCCACGATTGTCAACCACCTGGACGTGGACAGCGAGCTCAACTCGGCGGTGGACTTTGGGTCGATCGCGGTGTACACGTGCGCCAGGTCGtgcgccccgccgacgcacGACGGCacgcggggcgtcgccgcggacggcaagagcgaggcgtacgcggaggAGTGCGTGCTGGTGCACCCGCCGTTAAACGCGTGATTGGGGCGAAGGTGGTAGCGTGAAGAGTTGCGAAGCGTCGTTCGTCGTTCGGAGTGTCGTTTGTCCTCATCGTTTGTACAAGGTGCGCGGGCTGGTCGCAGCCCGGAACGCGTCTCTACGGTGCGTGCGTGTCACGCGCACGCGATAGACTATACACAGAAAGAATCGAATCGTTTGTTGAATCGGGTCGAATCACCCGCTGAGCACCAGCGaactcgctcgcgtcgtcgaccgaATCGCGCATTCGCCCTCGGTGGCGCATCTCCTGAGgaactccgccgccgccgccacgcccccgacggcaaTCTTCCAGCTGGACGCGGAAACCGCCACCGCGTACGCGTTCTCGGCtccctggccgccgcgtcgcgagtggcgcccgcggcctcctcgtccgtaCGGAGCGCCGTCCCTCTGTACGGAGTTGAGGCTGTCGTCGGAGTCGCGGCGGGACACGGGATCTTTCCCGACGTCTGCCCGGCGGCTGCCCGCCTTGACGGATAAAACCACGCGCGTCACCCCGGGGTTCGCGGATCGAACCGCTcgggagagcgcggcggcgagcctctcggacacgggcgcgagggggcgctcgtcgccggccgtgTCGTCGCCCGAGCAGTGcatcgtcgcctcctccttcgccgcgacgtttgAAGAACCGGATTTGAAGAAGttcaccgcctcgtccgcggcgtcgtctgaatcgtcgtcgacgtcgatgccctcgtcacggagctccgcgccgagggcgtcggcgatggagcGATGAATGGGTCGAGCGGACGCGTAGGTGGCcacctcgatctcctcggcgcccctcCCCTCtccatcgtcctcgtcctcctcctcttcctccctcgcgaggtcgacgcaGCGCTCCGCCGAGACGCAGTCGttcccgccgacgacctcgacgacgtcctcagccgccgcgaaggtcTTGACCCTGCGCATCACCGCCCTGCGGGGGCGGGACTGGACCCCGAGCTCGTTGAGTCGCGCGTCAGGGCCGGGGCCGTGGATGGATAGGccccgctcctcctcgctcgccgtcaccgccgcgacgacggcgtcgaccaTGTCCTCCGTGCGGTCGTCGAGCGAACCGCCAAAGTAAACAGAGCCGTGATggtcgtgcgcggcggcggcggcggcggcggcctggTTCATGATgcggtcgtcctcctcgtcgtcgtaacCGAAGCTGAGGCTCGCGCGGTACTGGCTGTTGTGGCTATCGCGGAGGTTGCCACAGTACGTCGGTTCGAGCGGGTCGAGGAACGTATCGCACG
Encoded proteins:
- a CDS encoding predicted protein codes for the protein MSLANIGQDRELPKTGKAIFHSQEGNSVKNMLYGGYDADPSPPTLPSGRKAFHGNQRTALPFATYDENENVHGNQYRSPRLHKKNSKFDVGAAKVGAGNHDAVSQQYEYERMQAQAAAMKARNQYGDGNIFGQ
- a CDS encoding predicted protein, whose amino-acid sequence is MATPQGNDTVYVAGLPDTVSERDIAAHFGSIGQLKQDKKRRCEKIWLYRDRDTGLPKGDATVSYMDPHAAEAAVNWFNNTQFMGRTLSVSLAERKGGGESLNLPASHFADPLGRNANADNAAHPDPTSAPNDDDDDAHARGNAAHAPGAPKETRDGDWPCPNPACGNVNFAFRGRCHRCAEPRPGGGTAGSGGGGTAGVVPPGRKQPVPKQGRDGDWPCPNASCGNVNFAYRGQCNRCGAARPPGAGAGGVGKNDKPNGIFGPDDWTCSNCFNVNWARRAKCNECGAPKEGKAKEKREGRGGGHKEIDDEDERRETERRRRENEEREIYDDFGNLKKQFRASAANDRGRDRDRDRDRDRDRDRDRDRDRDRDRGRDHPYRRDDRDRDRRRDRSRSRDRGRDGRDRSRDRGGDRRRRSRSRSKSPPRESSKPDLKTDWRGNPIKSTRY
- a CDS encoding predicted protein → MSAPADDDGDAVHGVDRLPGDAENAARAMDEIVADSDEDGGDTDEDVPDQPEDDYESDGDDQEWALGFCERAPAETLQRQFFPSKVGGRPAWLDPVDVPTAAQLKCLYTREPLDFLLQVYASVDDEPTAFHRAVFLFVSPHGGDLHRPGAVRAFRSQLPRINPFYPDEPCEQGDPLQELTDAQHAAYELRHDRWSDDALRGAIAHRPRMFPERELVVEPEEFLEDDEVTASIAGAENAARVAAAMTPAEEGSDEWKEQVRRARESLPEALRGVGDDVSEAEVRSLERAQDKNQVRLSQFHLRLRRTDPTQVLRYCFDEGAKPLWPSVSDAPEQNERTVPPCPRCGSPRRFEFQVLPTIVNHLDVDSELNSAVDFGSIAVYTCARSCAPPTHDGTRGVAADGKSEAYAEECVLVHPPLNA